The sequence ATCTGACAGGAAAGACTTACACCTGGGCCCCTTGGGCCTCTCTCCCTCTAAATGGCCTCTCCATGTGGTGGCCTCAGGGTCACCAAACGTCTTACACTGCCACTGAAGGCTAGCAGGACAAACACCCAGAAAGGAACCTGCAGAAGGTGTATTATTGTTGGAAAGCAAGATAGAGGCTCTGACCAGAACCCCCACACTGGCACACCCTGATTTCAGACAACCAGCCTCTAGGACTCTGagcaataaatgtctgttgtttataagccactagTCTGTGGTATCATAATActaaaaggccaagaggcatcaTGACTGAAACGACCAAATaactggtcaccatgaggtgcatggagcacctcttgggccctccccccattcccccatATCCTCCTCGGGGGCCGGCAGCATCGGTGGAGCGTCACGGGGTGCCGGCAGCGTCGGCGGCGGAGCATGCGAGGCATTGCGGGGcagcggacatggccctgatggcaggctaggcctaggggaccctacacacgcatgatttaatcgtgcgctgggcctctagttggttataaTAGCTTGGATGGACTAAgacagggttctccagagaaacaaccaACAGAGAGGGCAATTGGCTCACGTGATTTTGGGAAGCGGGTAACTAGCTTGGAGCCTCTTTCTCAGCCATGTCCTCATCGTGGGGCACAGTGGGCAgtgtttctcctccttccttcacaGCTAGGGGCAGCATCTGGCAAGAAGGTGAAATCCCTGGGGTATATGGGAGAGTTGCTTAAAAGGATAAGAGAGACCAGGGGCAGCATTTGTTTGTCCTCTAGCCCTTTTCTGTCTGATTGCTTAGAATGTTGGCTCCACCACCATTTTGTGCCATGAAGTTGCCAGGAGATTGGAAACCAAGCACCAAGAATTGGCAGTGATGGAGAGGACAGAGGCTGAGAAACCCGAACAGTGCCTGCTGATGTCTTTCCTTGGTGTAAGTGGGCAACACACTGCATATTTTGCTTAAACCGCTACTATTTCCAGCCCCACCTCTTGCATTAGACACAATATGAGGCATGTCATCAGGTGATCAGGCAGGACTATCTTCATGCATGAATCCATATATATAGCGTGTATTTTGCATAGAACATGATACAAAATTAAGCTTAATAAGTATTgcagtgaatggataaataaatgaagaatcaGAGTATGACTGACTTGCCAGAGAAGACTCCTTTACCCTAGACCCAACAATGTGTTAGATAATTAAACTGATAGAAGTTATAAGTGAAAAACTATGGCTTTACTTTAGAATAGATGATTACATGTTATTAGCACTAAAAGAACAATTATACCTTTAAACAGAAATCTGAGGAGAAAGCCTCACTCTGAGGATGAAGTGCTAGAATTTCTACACAGTAATTCATGTTGTTTCGTATAATGGCATCACTATGTAAGGAAAAACACGCATCACTTTCTGAGGAAAAGACAATGAATCTTTCATGGTGCGGTCAGAGGAGGAAATCTGTCTGTACCCCACACGTGGGAGCTGCTTGGCTGGGCCCTTGAGGCTCTCGAGGACTAGCTTCCTGACAGCTTTGTTCTGCATATCGACACAGCCAGTCAATTTCTCATGCAATGCAAAATAGCTCTCTTTGTTCTGTagattactcattttttttttcatgctttttaaacagaaaaatgacAAGTAGGAACttggagaaaaaacaacaactggccTCTAATTGGGAATTTCAACCACTAATTACAAAATAGAACAAGATACTTTATAAATccaaaaaggagaaattaaaaaactcatatagatgcagaaaaatgcCCTAAGTAAAAAGTGATGCCTACAATATCTAACATGAGCTTGTTGAAGAAATCAGGGCAGAGTGGtctggggaaagaaagaggatgCCCTGTGGTTGCTGACATGAGACATCGCCCAGATGTGTTCCAGGTTTAGTTGTACAAATGGGGACAGGAATGGAGTCACAGGGACTCACCTAAAGAGTCACAGGACATGACTGAATGGGTATTTTGGGAGCTGATGATCCTGTCTGCTTCTGGGGAGAGAAACTGGATCTGGGGTTCAGAAGGAAGACTTCCACTGCATTTTGAACAAAATGAACACAttattaacaaaaatttaaattgatattattttcaaaaatattctgtACCACTTGTAGTGGATTGAATTGTGCCcccggccccctctccccccatttacatctcagaatatgaccttatttggaagtagggtctttgcagatgttactaagttaaggatcttgagatgagatgGCCCTGGGTTAGTGGGGAGAATACctttctgttgctttaagccacaaGTCTGATAATTTGttgcagcagccacaggaaaataATAcaccactttttttctttcctaaatgaTCTTGGTCTCTAGTAAAGAAGTCCACttgaaatacattaataaaataagtcAATTTCTTCCTTACTTCCCATCTTAAGTTTGTACCCAactggtaaatattttaaatttctcaggCCATTGGGTCTTGTTGCAACTACTCACCTACCACCAGGCTGCTGTGGAGGtacaatctatacatataaaagcctaagtgaccattcgaccttttgaccagtagctatgacgtgcaccgaCCACTAGGggtcagatgctctgaccggtagggtagcttgctgctggggtccagctgatcggggactgggtgagaagggccggacacgccctggagccctcccatggtccctcccagccctaatcatgcaccggtgaggtccctgggcctggcctgcaccctctcgcaatccaggaccccccaggggatgtcggagagccagtttcggcccaatccccgcaggccaggctgagggaccacaccagtgcacgaatccatgcactgggcctctagtacattaataaaTGAGATGGTCGTTTTCCaaaaatacttaatttaaaaaaatgggtgaaGGCTGGATTTGGCCTATGGAACTTAATCTGCTGACTCCTGACCTAAACAACTTTTCTTGTTGAGCTGGAATTGTGGAGTTATAAATGCTGGTCCATCCATTATTGAGAAGTAGATGAGTTGTAAGAAGGCTTGGTCAGCACACATGCTATGACCTTAAATCAAACAGAGATTTGTAATCCCAGGAGAGAGCGATTTAGAAATTTATCAATGCCGTTAGGACTCCAGGTTGCTAACAATAATCACAGGTTCATGTGGATATGGGCCGCATTGCTTCACTACACCCAGAACTGCCTGTCCCTCAATATCAAATATATTCATTTACATGGACATATATACCAGCACTGTGTGTCCTGCAGAGCTGGATGCTCACAAGGCAAATATACCTCATTCACCTGTCaaggagaaaataatcaaaaACGTGTGTGGTGTACCTATGTGtatacgtgtgtatgtgtgtgcaggtGCATACATATATGAAACAGCTAAAGACCTAGACAAGTCCGGCATCCAACTTCACTATCCATGCTCTAGTGCCAGAGGCATTTGGATCTGTTAGAAGGGATGTCAACCACCTCTTCAGAACAAAGTTCTGGGCTTGGCCTTGCAGGATGAGCTGGTTCTGAATAGCTGGAGAGGGTAAGAGGCTGCCTGCTTACAAGTTGTAATCGTTTGAGTCTACATtcccttgctgagtgcctactgCATACCAGACCCTGTGGCAGACTAAGAGCAAGAGTGTGACTGAGAAATAGGTCCTGAGAACCCTGCAGGGAGGTTTCAATAGAAGCTTCTTGTCCAAGGCCCAACAATGAGTAAAGAGCAGAGCCTAGACCCTGACTAGGACGTGCGGCTGCCTGCTTTCTGCTCCTGGGTCAGCAGTAGGCACAGCACCCACCTGCCATGCTGCTGTAACCACCTCTGAGTGCTCCTGTCTTCACACTACAGGAGAGGCCTCTTGCTCGCACAGTGGGTATGTAATAcgtacatacatgcacacattacacatgcacatacatctCAGACCAAGGGTGACAAACATATTTGATATCCAAAAtcccttcatatatatataaacaattaaTTACCCTTCACTTAAGGACTGATATCAAGGCCTTTCCTCCTCATCCTGAAGACGGGATAGCAGCAGTATGGCAGAAGGCAGACACAGGGCCAATCTGAGACTGAATTTAGTTCTTTCTCAAGAACTTGCATTCTGATGTTGGGGGCAAGCTGGCCTTTCCTTGGCTCCATCTTCTGTCCCCCTGCTAGCTTGCAAGGAAGATAAAAGGATTCGCTTCCCAGCTGGGGCTCTGGCTGGACTAGATGTGGATAAAGAGTGAGAGGCCTGGAAAGTAGAGTCAACAAAACTGGCAGGTCAACAATCTCAGAAAAcacaatgtttatattttatttttcttcgaTAAGGTCACCCAAGGAAATGGCACAATCCTGCATGTTATTTTTACAGTCAAAGGCGCTTCATCTGTCTCTGCTTATGCCTTGGGTGCGTTTTGCAGTAGATGTACCATCGCCCACGCCTCTTCACCAGGTAACAGTCCTTGCAACGCTTCTTGAGGACGACCTTGGTCTTGAACCCCAGAGTCGGCTGCAGGaagggcagggggtggcaggagagaggagaggccacTGCTGCGCTGGGCTTTGCACCTGCAGAGACTGcaacacgcaggggacccagcaGCAGCGTGGAGAGCGCTCGGGATGTCGTTGTGTAATTTGTCATTGTGTAACGACTCAGCTGTAGGAGAGGGTTCACAGCAGAAACCACCattttccttataaaaagagtTGCCATATTGTGGCTGAATCTATgcgagaaagaaaaaaaagttgttaCAGTGTCTTCCTTATTTCCTATTATAACTTTGTTTTCCCCACTTCACTGTGGCGTAGGCGTGGAGGGGTCAggggcgccccccacccccccacccccggtgcagCGCAAACCCTGCCAGCCCAGCTTCGCGGAGACAggggcacgggggtgggggtggggggagggggcatttggcGAGACCGCCCTTTGTGGGAGCCCAGGCATGGCTGCGAGGATCCTAAGCCTCCGACCCCGTTCAGGtttagtgacaggcagcacgggGAAGAGCTGGCCTGGTGTTCgggacaggaggcagccggcaCCCGGGCCGGCGCCCGACCGACGGACGGCAAGGAACCCGGCGGGCCGCTTCGCCGGCGCACATGGTGCGGGGCCTCCTAGCGGAGGCGCACTAGCTGGCGCCCGGGCCTCGACCCCAACACCGGCAGGGGACGCTCGGGGCCCGCCCACCGCTCACGAGGTTCGGGATCCGGTCCCAAGCTGCCCCCGCGCTCTCTGGCCGCGGCCcacagggggaaactgaggccgagtCTCTGGGTCGAGCTCTTCCGCAGCCCCGACCCGGCAGGCGGCTCCGGGGCAGATCCGAACCCCGGCAACCCGCCGCCTCCCtagccccccagcccctctggaTTCCCAGGGACCCCTGACCTGGGAAGAACCGGCCCCGAAGAGGGCAAAGGCGTGCCTTGCCCCGCGCCTGCGTCCCCGCCTGCGCCTGTACAGTGGGGCGGAGACGCCACCGCCGTGAGTCTGCGCCAGAAAGACAACCAGcggcgcccccccccaccccctgcgaGCCTGTGCGCATGCGTCAACGCTGGTGCGTCGACGCGCCGGGTCAAGGGTCAGCCCGCAAGATGGCGGCGGCAGTGACCTTCTGTAGGCACCTTGGCCGGAGTGGCGCCGCCGCGCTTAGTCTGCCCCGGGGCGTCAGGTGTTTTGGGGTGCGCATCGCACCAACCGGAGAGAAGGTCACACACACCGGCCAGGTAACCGGTGCGTCGAGGAACCCCGGTCGTTCCGCTGTCCTCAGTGCCCTAGGTCCTCCGTGTCCCCCGGTTCCTGGTCCCTGAGAGGGATCGCGGAGAAAGGCGGCTGAGTACCGTGCGGGTCCCCCGTGCGACCGAAGCACAGTCGAGCTGTGCTTCTGTCGCTCGCACCAACCGGTGTGGATAAAAACGGGTGCCGCGGTGCCTGGGTTGGTGGAGCGTTTGCAAATTCTGTGGGAGTGTCCTTGAGCTCTAAAATGAAGCTGGTACCCAGAGCGTAGCTGTTGATCTCTATGGGCGGCTTCCCGGTGGACTGAAATCGCCCGATTGATTCTGTGGCTTTTTGTGTGATAttaaataatgcatttaaatTACACTAATGTTTATGTTTGTGTGATATTAAATAGTGCATTTAAATAACTTGTAATGTTTGTGTGATATTAAATAGTGCATTTAAATAACTTGT is a genomic window of Eptesicus fuscus isolate TK198812 chromosome 4, DD_ASM_mEF_20220401, whole genome shotgun sequence containing:
- the MRPL36 gene encoding 39S ribosomal protein L36, mitochondrial: MATLFIRKMVVSAVNPLLQLSRYTMTNYTTTSRALSTLLLGPLRVAVSAGAKPSAAVASPLSCHPLPFLQPTLGFKTKVVLKKRCKDCYLVKRRGRWYIYCKTHPRHKQRQMKRL